A stretch of the Neisseria sp. DTU_2020_1000833_1_SI_GRL_NUU_006 genome encodes the following:
- the ruvA gene encoding Holliday junction branch migration protein RuvA, which translates to MISRLTGRLIEKNPPQIVIDVNGVGYEADVSMQTFYNLPALGETVQLYTQLVVREDAHLLFGFATADERATFRQLVKVSGIGAKTALGILSAMSADELARAVADEDIKRLSSAPGIGKKTAERMVLELRGKLVSHTAADGLFTAAPAADETDDIVNTLIALGYNEREAKAAIKGIPKGTEVGEGVRLALKNLLK; encoded by the coding sequence ATGATCAGCAGACTGACTGGCAGGCTCATCGAGAAAAACCCGCCGCAAATCGTCATTGACGTCAACGGCGTCGGCTACGAAGCCGACGTATCCATGCAGACTTTCTACAACCTGCCCGCCTTGGGCGAAACCGTGCAGCTTTACACCCAGCTTGTCGTCCGTGAAGATGCGCATTTATTGTTCGGCTTTGCGACTGCCGACGAGCGGGCGACGTTCCGCCAGTTGGTCAAAGTCAGCGGTATCGGCGCGAAAACCGCGCTGGGCATACTCTCCGCCATGTCCGCCGACGAGCTTGCCCGCGCGGTTGCCGACGAAGACATCAAACGCCTGTCCTCCGCGCCCGGCATCGGCAAAAAAACCGCCGAACGCATGGTTTTGGAACTGCGCGGCAAACTGGTTTCCCATACCGCTGCCGACGGGCTTTTCACCGCCGCGCCTGCCGCCGACGAAACGGACGACATCGTCAACACCCTGATTGCGCTGGGTTATAACGAACGCGAAGCAAAAGCCGCCATCAAAGGCATTCCAAAAGGCACGGAAGTCGGCGAAGGCGTGCGCTTGGCTTTGAAAAACCTGTTGAAATAG
- the mnmE gene encoding tRNA uridine-5-carboxymethylaminomethyl(34) synthesis GTPase MnmE codes for MSASQPTIAAIATAPGRGGVGVIRLSGKNLLPLAQTLSGGKTPKPRTALYTDFLGGDGQPIDNGILLYFAAPASFTGEDVIELQGHGGPVVMDMLLSRCLELGARMAEPGEFTKRAFLNNKLDLAQAESVADLIDASSKSAARMALRSLKGAFSQHIHELVDDLITLRMLVEATLDFPEEDIDFLEAADARGKLQALQGRLKTVLASAEQGAILREGMNVVLVGAPNVGKSSLLNALAGDDIAIVTDIAGTTRDTVREQITLDGVPIHIIDTAGLRETDDVVEQIGIERSRKAVSEADVALILIDPREGVNAKTQAILNSLPSGLKKIEIHNKADLTGEPVAVRPDGLAQTGADTVISLSAKTGAGLDLLKHALLQEVGWQGESESLFLARSRHLNALHEAETELENAALCDNNQIELFAEHLRLAQNACSEITGEFTADDLLGVIFSRFCIGK; via the coding sequence ATGTCCGCATCCCAACCCACCATCGCCGCCATCGCCACCGCACCCGGACGCGGCGGCGTCGGCGTGATCCGTCTTTCCGGCAAAAACCTGCTGCCTTTGGCGCAAACCCTCAGCGGCGGCAAAACGCCCAAACCGCGTACCGCGCTTTACACCGACTTCCTCGGCGGCGACGGGCAGCCGATAGACAACGGCATCCTGCTCTACTTCGCCGCCCCCGCCAGCTTTACCGGCGAAGACGTGATTGAGTTGCAGGGACACGGCGGCCCCGTCGTGATGGACATGCTGCTCTCGCGCTGCCTCGAACTGGGCGCGCGTATGGCGGAGCCGGGCGAATTTACCAAACGCGCCTTCCTCAACAACAAACTCGACCTTGCCCAAGCCGAAAGCGTTGCCGACCTCATCGACGCCTCCAGCAAGTCTGCCGCACGCATGGCGTTGCGTTCGCTCAAAGGCGCGTTTTCACAACACATACACGAGCTGGTGGACGACCTCATCACCCTGCGGATGCTGGTCGAAGCCACGCTGGACTTCCCCGAAGAAGACATCGACTTTCTCGAAGCCGCCGACGCGCGCGGCAAGCTCCAAGCCCTGCAAGGTCGTCTGAAAACCGTCCTCGCCAGCGCGGAACAAGGCGCGATTTTGCGCGAAGGCATGAACGTCGTCCTCGTCGGCGCGCCCAACGTCGGCAAATCCAGCCTGCTCAACGCCTTGGCGGGCGACGACATCGCCATCGTAACCGACATCGCCGGCACCACCCGCGACACCGTGCGCGAACAAATCACCCTCGACGGCGTGCCCATTCACATTATAGACACCGCCGGCCTGCGCGAAACCGACGACGTGGTCGAACAAATCGGCATCGAACGCAGCCGCAAGGCCGTTTCCGAAGCCGATGTCGCCCTGATTCTCATCGACCCGCGCGAAGGTGTGAACGCCAAAACCCAAGCCATTTTGAACAGCCTGCCCTCAGGTTTGAAAAAAATCGAAATCCACAACAAAGCCGACCTGACCGGCGAACCCGTCGCCGTCCGTCCAGACGGCCTCGCGCAAACCGGCGCGGACACCGTCATCAGCCTGTCCGCCAAAACCGGCGCGGGTCTCGACTTGCTCAAACACGCACTGTTGCAGGAAGTCGGCTGGCAGGGCGAAAGCGAAAGCCTGTTCCTCGCCCGCAGCCGCCACCTCAACGCCTTGCACGAAGCCGAAACCGAGCTGGAAAATGCCGCCCTCTGCGACAACAACCAAATCGAGCTTTTCGCCGAACACCTGCGCCTCGCCCAAAACGCGTGCAGCGAAATCACCGGCGAATTCACCGCCGACGATTTGCTGGGCGTGATTTTCTCGCGCTTCTGCATCGGCAAATAA
- a CDS encoding phosphoglycerate kinase — translation MAFLKLTEQNVQGKTVLIRADMNVPFKDGKISDDTRIRASLASIKYCLDNGASVIVMTHLGRPTEGEFHPEDDVAPVAAHLGSLLGKDVKVLNDWRENKPALNAGDVVMLQNVRINKGEKKNDLELGKAYAALCDVFVNDAFGTAHRAQASTEAVAQAAPVACAGVLMAGELDALGKALKQPARPMVAIVAGSKVSTKLTILESLADKVDQLIVGGGIANTFLLAEGKAIGKSLAEHDLVEESKKIMAKMAAKGGSVPLPTDVVVAKAFAADAEAVVKDIADVAEDDMILDIGPKSAAALAELLKAAGTVVWNGPVGVFEFDQFAGGTKALAEAIAQSKAFSIAGGGDTLAAIAKFGVTDQIGYISTGGGAFLEFLEGKELPAVAALEKRGA, via the coding sequence ATGGCATTTCTGAAACTGACCGAACAAAACGTGCAGGGCAAAACCGTCCTCATCCGCGCCGATATGAACGTGCCGTTCAAAGACGGCAAAATCAGCGACGACACCCGTATCCGCGCCTCGCTCGCGTCCATCAAATACTGCCTGGACAACGGCGCGTCCGTTATCGTGATGACCCACCTCGGCCGTCCGACCGAGGGCGAGTTTCATCCTGAAGACGATGTCGCCCCCGTTGCCGCGCACTTGGGCAGCCTGTTGGGCAAAGACGTGAAAGTATTGAACGACTGGCGTGAAAACAAACCCGCTCTGAACGCGGGCGATGTCGTCATGCTGCAAAACGTGCGCATCAACAAGGGCGAGAAGAAAAACGATTTGGAACTGGGCAAAGCCTATGCCGCTTTGTGCGACGTGTTCGTCAACGACGCGTTCGGCACCGCCCACCGCGCCCAAGCCTCGACCGAAGCCGTCGCCCAAGCCGCGCCCGTTGCCTGCGCCGGCGTATTGATGGCGGGCGAACTCGACGCCTTGGGCAAAGCCCTGAAACAGCCCGCGCGCCCGATGGTGGCAATTGTCGCCGGCAGCAAAGTGTCCACCAAACTGACCATCCTCGAATCTCTGGCGGACAAAGTCGACCAACTCATCGTCGGCGGCGGTATCGCCAACACCTTCCTGTTGGCGGAAGGCAAAGCCATCGGCAAATCGCTGGCGGAACATGATTTGGTGGAAGAATCCAAAAAAATTATGGCGAAAATGGCGGCCAAAGGCGGCTCCGTACCGCTGCCGACCGATGTCGTCGTTGCCAAAGCCTTTGCCGCCGATGCTGAAGCAGTCGTGAAAGACATTGCCGACGTTGCCGAAGACGATATGATTTTGGACATCGGCCCGAAATCCGCCGCCGCACTTGCCGAACTGCTCAAAGCCGCAGGCACGGTGGTGTGGAACGGTCCGGTCGGTGTGTTCGAGTTTGACCAGTTCGCGGGCGGCACGAAAGCCCTTGCCGAAGCCATCGCCCAAAGCAAAGCGTTCTCGATTGCGGGCGGCGGCGACACGCTGGCGGCGATTGCCAAATTTGGCGTTACCGACCAAATCGGCTACATCTCCACCGGCGGCGGCGCGTTCCTCGAATTCTTGGAAGGCAAAGAGTTGCCAGCCGTAGCCGCTTTGGAAAAACGCGGCGCGTAA
- a CDS encoding nuclear transport factor 2 family protein, translated as MNDFERIYNDWHEFAKNRDTTRLIGLYDDNAVFESPLVPLIMQQQSGILRGKADILAFLEEGTRRRPNELVRWYRNGTHFTTGDTLVWEYPRETPGGDQVDILELMQIAGGKIVHHRIYWGWFGTQMLIRSALNRAAE; from the coding sequence ATGAACGATTTCGAACGCATTTACAACGACTGGCACGAGTTTGCCAAAAACCGCGACACCACCCGACTGATCGGCCTGTATGATGACAACGCCGTTTTCGAAAGCCCGCTCGTTCCCCTTATCATGCAGCAGCAAAGCGGCATTTTGCGCGGCAAAGCCGACATTCTGGCTTTTTTAGAAGAAGGAACGCGCCGCCGACCGAATGAACTGGTACGCTGGTATCGCAACGGCACGCATTTCACGACGGGGGACACGCTGGTTTGGGAATACCCGCGCGAAACGCCCGGCGGCGATCAAGTGGATATTTTGGAACTCATGCAGATTGCCGGCGGAAAAATCGTCCATCACCGCATTTACTGGGGCTGGTTCGGCACGCAGATGCTGATTCGTTCGGCACTGAACCGTGCGGCGGAATAA